One stretch of Ficedula albicollis isolate OC2 chromosome 7, FicAlb1.5, whole genome shotgun sequence DNA includes these proteins:
- the LOC101822253 gene encoding 10 kDa heat shock protein, mitochondrial isoform X1, producing the protein MAGKAFRKFLPLFDRVLVERCAAETVTKGGIMIPEKSQGKVLQATVVAVGSGARGKNGEIQPVSVKVGEKVLLPEYGGTKIVLEDKDYYLFRDGDILGKYVD; encoded by the exons ATG gcaggaaaagcatttAGGAAATTTCTTCCCCTCTTTGATCGTGTTCTGGTTGAGCGATGTGCAGCTGAGACAGTAACCAAAGGAGGAATCATGATACCAGAAAAATCCCAAGGGAAGGTACTACAAGCAACAGTAGTAGCAGTTGGATCTGGAGCCAGAGGAAAG aatggcGAGATTCAGCCAGTGAGTGTGAAAGTTGGTGAAAAGGTTTTGCTCCCAGAATATGGTGGTACTAAGATCGTACTAGAAGATAAG gaCTACTACTTGTTTAGAGATGGTGACATTCTTGGGAAATATGTGGACTAA
- the LOC101822253 gene encoding MOB-like protein phocein isoform X2: protein MAGKAFRKFLPLFDRVLVERCAAETVTKGGIMIPEKSQGKVLQATVVAVGSGARGKDFYNWPDESFEEMDSTLAVQQYIQQNIRADCSNIDKILEPPEGQDEGVWKYEHLRQFCLELNGLAVKLQSECHPDTCTQMTATEQWIFLCAAHKTPKECPAIDYTRHTLDGAACLLNSNKYFPSRVSIKESSVAKLGSVCRRIYRIFSHAYFHHRQIFDEYENETFLCHRFTKFVMKYNLMSKDNLIVPILEEEVQNSVSGESEA from the exons ATG gcaggaaaagcatttAGGAAATTTCTTCCCCTCTTTGATCGTGTTCTGGTTGAGCGATGTGCAGCTGAGACAGTAACCAAAGGAGGAATCATGATACCAGAAAAATCCCAAGGGAAGGTACTACAAGCAACAGTAGTAGCAGTTGGATCTGGAGCCAGAGGAAAG gatTTCTACAACTGGCCTGATGAATCCTTTGAAGAAATGGATAGTACATTAGCTGTCCAGCAG TATATTCAACAAAACATAAGGGCAGACTGTTCCAACATTGATAAGATCCTTGAACCTCCCGAAGGCCAGGATGAAGGTGTATGGAAGTATGAACATTTAAG aCAATTCTGCCTTGAGCTCAATGGACTAGCTGTCAAGCTTCAG AGTGAATGTCACCCTGACACATGTACTCAGATGACAGCAACTGAACAGTGGATTTTTCTTTGTGCAGCTCATAAAACTCCCAAAGAG TGTCCTGCTATAGACTACACCAGGCACACACTTGATGGAGCTGCATGTCTTCTGAATAGCAATAAATATTTCCCCAGCAG GGTTAGCATAAAGGAATCCTCCGTAGCCAAATTAGGATCAGTGTGCCGAAGgatttacagaatattttcacaTGCTTATTTTCACCACCGGCAGATATTTGATGAATATGAA AATGAAACTTTCTTGTGTCACCGGTTCACTAAGTTTGTGATGAAGTATAATCTGATGTCCAAGGATAACCTGATTGTACCGATTTTGGAAGAAGAAGTGCAAAATTCAGTGTCAGGGGAGAGTGAGGCATAA